In the Hordeum vulgare subsp. vulgare chromosome 7H, MorexV3_pseudomolecules_assembly, whole genome shotgun sequence genome, one interval contains:
- the LOC123412182 gene encoding early nodulin-93-like isoform X3 has translation MSSVTRAHLDHKLALAKRCSREATLAGAKAAAVATVASAVPTLASVRMLPWAKANLNPTGQALIVCTVAGMAYFVAADKTILSLARRHSYESAPDHLKDTSFHGDAAARPRPPAFFRP, from the exons ATGTCGTCGGTCACCCGTGCCCACCTCGACCACAAGCTCGCCCTCGCCAAGCGCTGCTCCAGAG AGGCGACGCTTGCCGGAGCCAAGGCGGCAGCCGTCGCCACCGTCGCGTCTGCAGTTCCGACG CTGGCCAGCGTGCGGATGCTGCCGTGGGCCAAGGCCAACCTCAACCCCACCGGCCAGGCGCTCATTGTCTGCACCGTCGCCGGGATGGCATACTTTGTCGCCGCCGACAAGACCATCCTCTCGCTGGCGAGGCGGCACTCGTACGAGAGCGCCCCCGACCACCTCAAGGACACCTCCTTCCATGGCGACGCCGCAGCTCGTCCCCGTCCACCGGCATTCTTCAGGCCTTGA